The following nucleotide sequence is from Bacteroidales bacterium.
GTGTCGTTTACTCCCTGAACTACATCTGCATAATCGCCATGGAATTTACTTACATCTCCTCTTACATCAAGCTTGCCTTCAACAGATGCTTTACTGAGCATTCCTGCTTCGGAAACAAGGTTTGATATAGCATTAATAGCAGCATTAAGGTTGTTTTTTATTTCATTAAAATCACCGTTATATGTATCTGTAATTTTTGGAGGCAAATCGCCTTTTGAAATCCTGTCAACATATTCGGCAGCCACGTTTAAGGGGCCGATTACTGCATCGAGTGTATCGTTTACGCCTGTTACTATTTTGGCAAAATCACCACCATGTTTCGAGGCATCAGCACGTGTATCTAGTTTTCCTTGTACTGCTGCTTCAGAAAGCATGTTCGCATCTGTTACAAGTGTATTTACTGCATCAATACATGTGTTCAGGTTGTTCTTTATCTCGTTAAAATCACCATTGTAATTATCGGTGATCTTTTCAGGTATATCACCTTTTGAAATACGATCAACGTATTCAGCAGCCACATTTAAGGGGCCAATTACCGCATCAAGGGTATCGTTTACCCCTGTTACGATTTCTGCAAAATCGCCATGGAACTTACTTGGATCTCCTCTTGTGTCAAGCTTGCCTTCAATTGCTGCTCTGGTAATCTGTTTAACTTCATCCTTTAATTCCAGAACTTGTTTTTCCAGGCTTGCACGTTCATTTTTACATGACTCCAGGTCTTTCCTAAGTTCTTCAATCATTTGTTTTTTACTTTTTCTTGCCATAATTTATTTGTTTTAAGGTTAAAAAATATTTAATTAATTATTTCAAATTTTCTACTTTTAAAAACTTGAGATGATCCGTGTCCATAATATACTGTCTTTATATTCTTTCCCTGTAATCTTGAAAGCACATAAGAATTTTCCTTATCAATGACAGGATTATCAAACTTAACAGGAAATATTGTGTCGCCAGCAAAAAGAATACCTTCATCTTCACAGAATAAACAAATTGAATCATTACTATGTGCTGTTATATGAAACACTTCAAAAGTTTTGTCACCCAACATTAGTTTATCACCATCTTTGAGTACATGGTCAATACCTTCGACAAAAGAATTAAAAGCATATACTTTCGGTTTAAAAACTTTTTTTATTACCGGTAAAAGTCCTGCATGATCAGAGTGGCTATGTGTCAAAATTACCTGGTCTATTTTTTTCTTACCTAAGCCAGTATTTATATTTTCTATTTTTTTAATAATATTTTCATCTCTGCCCACATCAACAAGGGTATTTACATCATCAACAGCATTCCAGTAACCAAGTATAAGGAATACATTTGACGTATATATTTTACTTTTTTCTGTGAGGTTTATTATTTTCATAAAAAAAAATTATATTTTTTTATACAATTGTCCGTTCATAACAACCCGTTCAAACAAATTAGATAATTCATCAGGCATTTTCTGTGTTTGTTCCATTGCAAAAAAACCTCCCGGTGCAAGGCTTTCATGAAACATTTTAATTACATCTATTCGCTGTTGCTGATTTAAATGAAGTAGAACATTTTTACATAATACAAAACTGAAACCAGTTCCTATTTTGTTTAGGGAAGTTAAATCATGTTTTTGATAGCTTACTCGTTGTTGAATATCTTCATCAATTTGATAAATTCCATTATTATTAATTGAAGAAAAATACTTTTTGAGTAAATCTTTTGGTATTCTTTTTAAACTTTCTTCTTTGTAAATACCTTCTTTTATTATTTGTCCAAATTGTCCACTTTCATCAATATCAGTTGCCTGAATTTTCAAGTTTTTAAAAGCGAAAGTTCCCATATTTTCGGCAAACAATATTGCCAACGAATAAGTTTCCATACCTGTAGCACAACCTGCATTCCATATCCGCACTTTACTACGGCCTGTAATATAAGGTAATACATGTTCAATACTAAGTTCCAATACCTGTAAATCTCTAAAGAAAAATGTAAATGCCATTTTATTATAATTTATATTATTTGTTCCTTTAAGTTGTTTTTAATAAGTGTCCATCCATAAAGTCGTAATATTCCGCCGAATGCAAATATTTACTTCTAATCAATACTTCGACAAGCTCAGTATATACTTTGTGGTTTCGGCGGTTAACGTGCTGATTATTAGACCCCCGACTGAAGTCGGGGGCTATAAATAGTTTGTCCCTACGAGACATTTCTTAACTTTTCTGACTTTATGGATGGACACTAATTAGTGTAAAATAATTAGTATCAAATTCTCTTTTCAACCATTTATAAAGCAATACTAATTCTTCATTAGTAAGCCATTTGGTTGATTTATTTATTTCTTTTTTAAACATTATTTTATCATAATATAAATTTCTCAAAACAATTTTTTGATGTTCTAACATAGTTCCTGTTTATTTAACTTTTTTATTGATTTCTTTTTCAATCGTTCTACCTTTTTACCCCTCTGCCTGTCGGTATCTCCCCTGAAAATCAGGGGAGAACGCTTTGATAATTCATTACTGCAAAACTATTTAGTATCTGTCCATAAAGTCAGTGTTTAGTTCAGAATTTTCGTTTTCGAGGCTTGTGCAGTCAAAAAAAGCGGAGTTTACTTATGTAATTGAGCATTTTTTTGACAAGCATAACGAAGAAAACGGACATTGTGGATAAACACTAATTAATTTGCTTCAACTGCTTCAACAACAGACTTTTTCTTTGTATTAGCAGAAGTTTCTTTCAAGCTAATTAATTCATCTATTGAAAACACTTTATCCATATCAAGAAGCATAATGAATTCATCAGCACTTTTTGCCACTCCATAAATAAATTCTGATTTATACTTACTTCCGATACTTGGCGGTGGCAGAATTTTATCTTCGGTTAATTCCAGTACTTCCTGCACTGAATCAACTATTGCTCCAACTTGTATTGATTCATTATCAATATCAATATCAAGCACAAGAATACAAGTGTCTGAAGTTTGTTGCGTTACTTCCATTCCAAATTTCAGTTTCATATCAATTACGGGCAGAACATTACCTCGTAGATTAATCACTCCTTTCATATATTCAGGAGATTTCGGAACTTTGGTAATTTTTACCCACTCAAGAATATTCAATACTTTAGCCACATTTGCCGAAAACAGTTCATCACCCAGTTTGAACGATAAAAAAGAATCGGATTCATAATTCAATTTTTTACTCATAATTTGTCCTCCATTTTTATTTGTTTATTATTAATAGTTATTTAATTATCATTCAGTTGTCATTAATAGTCATTTGATTGTCATTTAGTTGTCATTATTACTGCTTACTGTATATTGTTTGATTTGAAAAAGTTTTAATTATCTTATGTGTATCGAGTATTAAAGCAACCGTACCATCGCCAAGAATAGTTGCTCCTGAGAAAATATCCTGTTCACGATATAGTTTTCCCAAAGGCTTTAATACTGCTTGGAATTCTCCAATTACATTATCAATAGCCAGTCCTATACGAGTTGTATTATATTTAATAACTAATACTTGTTCTGTTTTTTTTGTGCTTTCATCAAGTCCAAATTCTTCTCTCAAATAATAAAATGGGATTTTTTCTCCATCAAGAATAATTTGGTTGTTAAAAGTATTGACCAGCTTTGAATGTTCAACAGCATAAATTTTGTCTATTACAGTAAGCGGAATTAAGTATTTAACATCATCAATTTCAACAAGTAAGCCGTCAAGAATCGAAAGTGTCAGCGGAATTTTTAATGTTATAGTACTGCCTTTACCGAGTTCGGATTCTACTTCTACCTCACCATGTAAATCAGCTAATTTTCTTCTAACTACATCCATTCCCACTCCTCTGCCTGATATATCGGAAACATTATCAGCAGTTGAAAAACCGGGTAAAAATATAAGATTTAGCTTTTCTCTTTTGCTCAGATTTGCATTCTTTGAGATTATTCCTTTTTTAATTGCACTGTTTATTATCACTTCAGGGTCAATTCCTTTTCCGTCATCTTCTACCTGAATAATAACATTAGCTCCTGAATAGTATGATTTAAGCAGAATTTTACCCTGCCTTGGTTTTCCTTTTTTTATCCTGATTTCAGGGTCTTCTATTCCATGATCTATACTATTGCGAAAAATGTGTAAAACAGGGTCAATAAGATTTTGTATTATTGATTTATCCAATTCTGTATCAGCACCCTCAATTTCAAAAATAATTTCTTTTCCCATTTCCTTTGATAAATCTCTTACAAGGCGTTGAAAACGGGTTAGCATGGTTTCTATAGGCAATAATGTTAAACTAAAAGCATTATCGCTTAATTGGTGTGATAATTTATTAATATCTTCTGCTGCTTCTGTTAGTTCGGGTGTTTGATGATTGTCGGCTATAAGATTCAGGCGTACCTGCATGGTAACTAATTCCGAAACAAGGTTCATAAGTTCATCCAATTTTTCAGAGGATACCCTTATGCTTGTAATTTGTTTGTCCTCTTCTGTTTTATCCGAAATTATTATTTTTTCTTCTTCTAATCCTCCATCAAAAAGAAATTCCAGTTCGTGAATCAATTCCATTAACTGATCTACATCTACTTTTTCTTCATGCTTGATTGCTTTGTTTAGTATTCCTTCAAATGCAGGTTCTTCTAATAAGTTTTTCTTTGAAATTTTTTTTACTACTAATTTTGAATCTTCTTCAACAAACATAAAAACATCAATTATACTATTAATCCCCATGTTTGTGGCTATAAAAAGCTCCCATGCAACATAAGATTTTTCGGGTTTAATTTTATTTATTTCCGGTATCTTATTAGTCCTGCAAAAGGTTTTTGCTGTTCCAATATCATTTAATTCATCAATTAGATAAAGAGGGTTAGTGCCGTTTTGTAAAATATCACTTGCAGGTTCGAAATAAATATAATAGGTATGAATTGTTTTTTCTTCCTCAGAATTTACCGGGGTTTTAAGATTGTCTGAATAGATTTCTGTTGTTATATCTGATAATGAACTGATAGCAAGAATTTTGTCTAAAAGATTCTGATGTTGATTAAGAATTTTCTTACTGTATTTATTTTGATTGAAAAGTAATAATTTCAGGTGGTCAACTGAAGAAAAGGTAATATCAAGAATATCCGGAAATATGGTCATTTTATCGGTTCTCACTAAATCATAAATTGTTTCAAGCTGGTGAGTAAATTCATCAATTTTTGAAAAACCGAACATGCCTGCTGAGCCTTTAATAGTATGCATAATTCGGAAAATACGCTCAACAATTTCCTTGTTTGAAGTATCTTTTTCCAGTAATAAGGAAACTTCTTCAAGTTCATTGATCAAATCAGACGCTTCCTCAATAAATTTCTGAATAAATTGATCCATTATCTTATTACTTTATTTACTGTTATTAATAGCTTGTCAGGCACAAAGAGTTTTGTTATCCATCCGGTGGCACCTGAATTTTTTGCCTCCATTTTTTTTTCTGTTTGTGATTCTGTTTTAATACGCTCAATAATTTCCTTGTTTGAAGTATCTTTTTCCAGTAATAAAGAAACTTCTTCCAGTTCATTGATCATATCAGATGCTTCCTCAATAAATTTCTGAATAAATTGATCCATTATCTTATTACTTTATTTACTGCCATTAATAACTTATCGGGCACAAAGGGTTTTATTATCCATCCGGTGGCACCTGAATTTTTTGCCTCCATTTTTTTTTCTGTCTGTGATTCTGTTGTAAGAAACAGAATGGGTACAAACTTGTATTGTTCCATTGATCTGATTTCTTTAATAAGTTCCAGCCCATTCATTACCGGCATGTGTAAGTCTGTAATTACCAGGTTGTATTCTGTTCCATCAAGAAGTTTTAAAGCTTCTTTGCCATCCATTGCTTTGTCGATTTTATAGCCTGCATTCTCAAGAGTAAAACTTATTACTTCACGAATGCTTTCAGAGTCGTCAACAATTAGAATTTTTTTTGCCATTTGATAAAATTTTATTTATTGTTTTACTGTTATACTTCGATTTCGCTTCAGTATGAACTATAATAAAAATGTGTAAATGCGTAAATGCTTAAATGCATGAATCATTAAATGTTTATTGTTGCTGTTATGAATTATAAGTATTATCATTATATCATTAAATCATTCAACCATTATTTTGTTTATATCATTATTTATTAATTCAAAAAACCCGGCATGATATATTAATAATTTATATTCATCTGATAAAGACATTGTTATTGTTGCTTTGCTTTTTAAGGTTTTAATCAAACTAAGCAATATTTGTAAAAAAGATAAATCCATGTCACTTACATTCCTGATAATAATTTCCAGAATAGTTTCATTTTGTTTCAGTATTAAAAGCTGATTTTTAATTTTTTCAGCATTTTTCAGTACCAGATTTCCTTCAATAACAACTTGTGTTGTGTCTTTTTCGGGTATTGTTAATATGTTAAAATCTTTTTTCATTATATACTTATTTTACTGTTATATTGAGCCTGTCGAAACATGATTGCCATTCGGTTGTCATTTAATTGTCATTCAGTTGTCATTAATTACTGCCTATTGTTTACTGTTTTCTCTGCGTTCAGTTGTTTTAAAATAATTCAATTCCATCATCATCACTTGCATCAATGTTTTCTGTAGTGTCTTGTGAAATTTTCCCGCTTGAAAACATGGTGTCATGAACTTTAAATTCACTTCCTACAGTATAATTATTTTTAATATTTTCAATATCATTTATAAATTCAACAATAGTTTCATCAGAATGAAAAGTTCCATCATTTAATATGATAATTATTTTTTTCAGGATAACTATTAGTTCATTTACCGTATGGTTGTAATAATCGTAATAGTTTATATTGTCAATATTTGTATTTTGATTCGAGCTGAAAAAGTTTTTTATTTCATTGTTACTTATGTTTATTTCTAAATATTTATTCAGTTTGTTTGATATATTCTGATAGGAAAGTCCAATTTCTGACACTTGTTTTTTAAATTCAAAACGGTCGGTTTCCGAATCAAAAGAATTATAATAGCTGTTTAAATTATTTTTAAACTGAATAAAATCTTTATTTAATAAAACAAAGCCATTTTTGGAATTAATAAGCCATTCTAATATGTTTTGAAAATATTTATTGGCAGGAAGAACTTGTTCATTTTTTGAGGAATCATTAGAATTTAATTTTTTAATAATATTTGAAACCTTTTCAATAATGGTATCAGAAAGTATATCCAATTGCTCGAAGTGTCCTATGAGGGAAGCACATTTGACCGCAATATTTCCAATGACATCTTGAGCCATTTTGTTTTTCTCATCTAATTTTTGCCAGCTTTCAATAGATTTCTTAAGAGTTTTATCACATGACTCTGCAAGGATATTAATAGTCGAACTTATATTAATCTCATTCAATGAAGACAGAACATTTAAGATATTTTCAGCTGTATTATTTAAGTTTTTCACAATGCTTGTGGTGGCGGTTTGAAATTCAGAATTAATCTTAATTAACTGTCCGGTTTGAAGCATTGCTATTTGGGGTATTTGAGTTATATATTTTGTATTAAACCTAATAAGTTCCTCAGTGTCCTTTTCTAATTTGGTATTATCTAATTCTTCAATTATTTCTTTTAGTAATAATTGAATATGTTCCATTTTTTGACGAATAATATCGTGATATTGCAGGTTAATAATTACTTCATTCGAATTTGAAAAACTTTTGTCTATCGCTGTACTAATAGTTGATAAGTCATCTGAAAAATATTTTTTCAGATCATTTAATTTTTTTAAATTACTGTACTCGATAATAAGTTTCCCGTTTAAACTGCTTATTGTTTTGAGGTTGGTAATTACCAATTGTCCAGTGTTATTAATATCTGTATTTAAGGATTTTATTACTGTTTTGATTTCTTCGTTTTTTGCCTCAATACTTGAAATAAGATCATCAATGACAGATAATTCTGATTTAGTTTCATGTCTGGTATTACTTTTATTAAAAGTTAAATTAAGCAATTGGCTGGTCCCTAACAACTTGAGTGTGGTATTGGTCTGTACTATATTATTTATTGCAATTTTAAGAATAGCTATTTTATTAGTAATGTTTTTCAGGCATACCAATAAATTTGAATTTTTTATACCTGATTCATTCAAATAATTTGATATTGAATCAAGCGATTTATTATTTTTTTCAATTTTCTCCTCAAGTTCGTTTACTATTTTCAAATTTTTAATTTTGGAAATATTGTCTGAAAGAATTCTCAAATGTTTGTAATAATCTTTTTGAACATTGTTTAAAGTCAGAAAATCTTTACCGGATGAATCATTCAGGTAAAGAATTTTGTTATCAATATCATTGAAAAGTGATATTATTTTTTTTACAGAATCAGAAAATTTTTGATTGCTCATTCTTTTATTATTTGTTGATTCAGTGTTTAAAGTGCTTAGAGTTTTAATTAGTGTTTGTCCATAATATCTCGTTATTCCGCAGGATGTCATACCTCGACAAGCTCAGCATAAAATTTTGAGTTTCAAATTTGGACTGTGCTTCCTGCGGTTATTTTGTTGATTATCAATACCCCCGATTAAAATCGGGGGCTATAAATAGTTTGTCCCTACGGGACATTTCTTAACTTTTCTGACTTTAGAGACAAACACTAATTAGTCCATAAAGTCAACGGGTGACTCAGTTTTTTATAAATTGAACCATTTTTTAGTCTTATTTTCAGATATTTAAAAAAGTCACCCGCTGACTATTTCTGAGATTGTTTTTTCCTTATAATCACAAATTTTAATTAAAAAATACAGGTAATATTTCCGGTAATTTTTTTGTTGAATTAATATTTGCACTATCTCTTAATTTATATCCACTTGAAATTTCTCCGA
It contains:
- a CDS encoding chemotaxis protein CheA translates to MDQFIQKFIEEASDLINELEEVSLLLEKDTSNKEIVERIFRIMHTIKGSAGMFGFSKIDEFTHQLETIYDLVRTDKMTIFPDILDITFSSVDHLKLLLFNQNKYSKKILNQHQNLLDKILAISSLSDITTEIYSDNLKTPVNSEEEKTIHTYYIYFEPASDILQNGTNPLYLIDELNDIGTAKTFCRTNKIPEINKIKPEKSYVAWELFIATNMGINSIIDVFMFVEEDSKLVVKKISKKNLLEEPAFEGILNKAIKHEEKVDVDQLMELIHELEFLFDGGLEEEKIIISDKTEEDKQITSIRVSSEKLDELMNLVSELVTMQVRLNLIADNHQTPELTEAAEDINKLSHQLSDNAFSLTLLPIETMLTRFQRLVRDLSKEMGKEIIFEIEGADTELDKSIIQNLIDPVLHIFRNSIDHGIEDPEIRIKKGKPRQGKILLKSYYSGANVIIQVEDDGKGIDPEVIINSAIKKGIISKNANLSKREKLNLIFLPGFSTADNVSDISGRGVGMDVVRRKLADLHGEVEVESELGKGSTITLKIPLTLSILDGLLVEIDDVKYLIPLTVIDKIYAVEHSKLVNTFNNQIILDGEKIPFYYLREEFGLDESTKKTEQVLVIKYNTTRIGLAIDNVIGEFQAVLKPLGKLYREQDIFSGATILGDGTVALILDTHKIIKTFSNQTIYSKQ
- a CDS encoding response regulator, whose protein sequence is MAKKILIVDDSESIREVISFTLENAGYKIDKAMDGKEALKLLDGTEYNLVITDLHMPVMNGLELIKEIRSMEQYKFVPILFLTTESQTEKKMEAKNSGATGWIIKPFVPDKLLMAVNKVIR
- a CDS encoding chemotaxis protein CheW, which produces MSKKLNYESDSFLSFKLGDELFSANVAKVLNILEWVKITKVPKSPEYMKGVINLRGNVLPVIDMKLKFGMEVTQQTSDTCILVLDIDIDNESIQVGAIVDSVQEVLELTEDKILPPPSIGSKYKSEFIYGVAKSADEFIMLLDMDKVFSIDELISLKETSANTKKKSVVEAVEAN
- a CDS encoding MBL fold metallo-hydrolase, yielding MKIINLTEKSKIYTSNVFLILGYWNAVDDVNTLVDVGRDENIIKKIENINTGLGKKKIDQVILTHSHSDHAGLLPVIKKVFKPKVYAFNSFVEGIDHVLKDGDKLMLGDKTFEVFHITAHSNDSICLFCEDEGILFAGDTIFPVKFDNPVIDKENSYVLSRLQGKNIKTVYYGHGSSQVFKSRKFEIIN